In one window of Nitrospirota bacterium DNA:
- the ilvD gene encoding dihydroxy-acid dehydratase — translation MTDIRHKSHDLLDGPGRAPARAMLKAVGFTDEDLTKPLVGVANTWIEVMPCNYHLRRLSERVKAGIREAGGTPIEYNTIAVSDGISMGTEGMKASLISREVIADSIELVARGHLFDAVVALSGCDKTIPGTVMALARLNVPSLMLYGGSIMPGQFQGHNVTIQDVFEAVGRHASGKMSNAELKDLEDHACPGPGACGGQFTANTMAIAFEFLGISPMGMNGVPAMDSHKDDVAFRCGQMVMDLLKQDLRPRKIITRKSIENAIASVATTGGSTNAVLHLLAVAREAGVKLTIDDFDKINRKVPLLADLKPGGRFTASDLYAAGGTTLVAKRLLDAGILHPNQPTVTGRTIGEEAKSAVETPGQQVLRPLSNPLKATGGQVILKGNLAPEGCVVKVAGHSMMTFRGPAKVYDREEDAFAAVKAGRIKAGDVVVIRYEGPAGGPGMREMLGVTAAIVGEGLGDSVTLLTDGRFSGATHGLMAGHVAPEAAKKGPIAALKNGDMIVFDIAKRRLDVELTAKEIKARLSKWKAPAPRYTMGVMAKYARHVSSASEGAVTS, via the coding sequence ATGACGGACATCAGACACAAGAGCCATGACCTTTTGGACGGTCCCGGCCGGGCCCCCGCCCGCGCCATGCTCAAGGCCGTCGGCTTCACCGACGAAGACCTCACGAAACCGCTGGTGGGCGTCGCCAACACCTGGATCGAGGTCATGCCTTGCAACTACCACCTGCGCAGACTGTCGGAGCGGGTGAAAGCCGGCATCCGCGAGGCGGGCGGCACGCCGATCGAGTACAACACCATCGCCGTCTCCGACGGGATTTCCATGGGCACGGAAGGGATGAAGGCCTCGCTGATCAGCCGTGAGGTCATCGCCGATTCCATCGAGCTGGTCGCGCGCGGCCACTTGTTCGACGCGGTCGTGGCCCTCTCCGGCTGCGACAAGACGATTCCCGGCACGGTGATGGCCCTGGCCCGCTTGAACGTCCCCTCGCTCATGCTCTACGGCGGCTCCATCATGCCCGGCCAGTTTCAGGGTCACAACGTGACGATCCAGGACGTGTTCGAAGCGGTCGGGCGCCATGCCTCCGGCAAGATGAGCAATGCCGAATTGAAAGACTTGGAAGACCATGCCTGTCCCGGCCCCGGCGCCTGCGGCGGCCAGTTCACCGCCAACACCATGGCCATCGCCTTCGAGTTTCTGGGCATCTCCCCCATGGGCATGAACGGGGTCCCGGCCATGGACAGCCACAAAGACGACGTCGCCTTCCGCTGCGGCCAGATGGTCATGGACTTGCTGAAACAGGACCTGCGCCCGCGCAAGATCATCACGCGCAAGTCCATCGAGAACGCCATCGCATCGGTCGCCACGACCGGCGGCTCGACCAACGCCGTGCTGCACTTGTTGGCTGTCGCGCGGGAAGCGGGCGTGAAGCTCACGATCGACGACTTCGACAAGATCAACCGGAAGGTGCCGCTGCTCGCGGACCTGAAGCCGGGCGGTCGCTTCACGGCCTCGGACCTCTATGCGGCCGGCGGCACCACGCTCGTCGCCAAGCGGCTGTTGGATGCGGGCATCCTACACCCCAACCAGCCGACCGTGACCGGCAGGACCATCGGCGAAGAAGCCAAGAGCGCGGTTGAAACACCAGGCCAGCAAGTCCTTCGGCCCCTGTCCAATCCGCTCAAGGCGACCGGCGGTCAGGTCATTCTCAAAGGGAACTTGGCGCCGGAAGGCTGCGTAGTGAAAGTCGCCGGCCACTCGATGATGACGTTCCGGGGTCCGGCCAAGGTCTATGACCGGGAAGAAGACGCTTTCGCCGCCGTCAAAGCCGGGCGCATCAAAGCCGGCGATGTGGTCGTGATCCGCTATGAAGGGCCGGCGGGCGGGCCGGGCATGCGCGAGATGCTGGGCGTGACCGCGGCGATCGTGGGCGAAGGGTTAGGGGATTCGGTCACGCTCCTGACCGACGGACGGTTCTCCGGAGCGACACATGGCTTGATGGCCGGGCATGTGGCTCCAGAGGCAGCCAAGAAGGGGCCAATCGCCGCGCTCAAGAACGGCGACATGATCGTGTTCGATATTGCCAAACGCCGGCTGGACGTGGAGCTGACGGCCAAGGAGATCAAGGCGCGCCTCTCAAAATGGAAGGCGCCAGCGCCGCGCTACACGATGGGCGTTATGGCCAAGTACGCCCGGCATGTCTCGTCGGCATCCGAAGGGGCGGTCACAAGCTAG
- a CDS encoding thiamine biosynthesis protein ThiS, giving the protein MIVKLSHPERQVEIKGPKRVKDLLRDLNLVVEAHLVIRGDDLVTEDELLKDEDQVEIRPVISGGS; this is encoded by the coding sequence ATGATCGTGAAACTCAGCCATCCAGAGCGCCAGGTGGAGATCAAAGGCCCCAAGCGCGTCAAGGACTTGCTGCGCGACCTGAATCTGGTCGTGGAAGCCCATCTGGTGATCCGCGGGGACGATCTGGTCACGGAAGACGAATTACTGAAAGACGAGGATCAGGTGGAGATTCGCCCGGTGATTTCAGGAGGCAGTTAG
- a CDS encoding adenine nucleotide alpha hydrolase family protein, translating into MNCKKCKVKAVIGLPRHNAAFCKACFNEFVLEQVIRAIKGERMFGRDDRILVAVSGGKDSLALWDILLKLGYKADALYVDLGIPGYSTTSREKVQQFADGVARTHEAKLLIHKVEEEEGAGIRELADLIHRPTCSTCGTIKRYQFNRAAVEQDYDVMATGHNLDDEASRLLGNVLHWQEEYLDKQGPSLPASVEGFAKKVKPLYRLSEREVAAYSVLNRIDYIVDECPMAKGSKMLLYKEVLNRLETESPGTKQAFYCGFLEKQARALQQGSGQAQPAPASMAEKDRATLHPCATCSQPTTAEICSYCKMMARAKAGSTR; encoded by the coding sequence ATGAACTGCAAAAAATGCAAAGTCAAAGCGGTGATCGGGCTGCCCCGCCACAATGCCGCCTTCTGCAAAGCCTGCTTCAACGAGTTCGTCCTGGAGCAAGTCATCCGCGCGATCAAAGGGGAGCGGATGTTCGGCCGCGACGATCGCATCCTGGTGGCCGTGTCCGGAGGCAAGGATAGTCTCGCCCTCTGGGACATCCTGCTCAAGCTGGGCTACAAGGCCGATGCCCTCTACGTGGACCTGGGCATTCCCGGCTACTCGACCACGTCGCGCGAGAAGGTGCAACAGTTCGCCGACGGCGTCGCCCGCACGCACGAGGCGAAACTGCTGATCCACAAGGTCGAGGAGGAGGAAGGGGCCGGCATCCGCGAACTGGCCGACCTGATCCACCGTCCCACCTGCTCGACCTGCGGCACGATCAAACGCTACCAGTTCAATCGGGCCGCGGTGGAGCAGGACTATGACGTCATGGCGACCGGCCACAACCTGGACGACGAGGCCTCCCGCCTGCTGGGCAACGTCCTGCACTGGCAGGAGGAATATCTGGACAAGCAAGGGCCCAGCCTCCCCGCCTCGGTCGAGGGGTTCGCCAAAAAGGTCAAGCCGCTGTACCGGCTCTCCGAACGGGAGGTCGCGGCTTACTCGGTCCTGAACCGGATCGACTACATCGTGGATGAATGTCCCATGGCCAAGGGCTCCAAGATGCTCCTGTACAAGGAAGTGCTGAATCGCCTGGAAACGGAATCGCCGGGCACCAAGCAGGCCTTCTACTGCGGTTTCCTCGAAAAACAGGCCAGAGCCCTTCAACAGGGCTCAGGACAGGCCCAGCCGGCCCCCGCGTCGATGGCCGAGAAAGATCGGGCGACCCTCCACCCCTGCGCGACCTGCAGCCAGCCCACCACCGCCGAGATCTGCTCCTATTGCAAGATGATGGCACGGGCCAAGGCCGGTTCGACCCGGTAG
- a CDS encoding J domain-containing protein produces MATTERDYYEILGVARTATQDDIKKAYRKLARQYHPDLHGGARKAEMEKKFKELNGAHEVLGDPETRKKYDRYGHRWQEAEAYEKARQQAGAGAGMGGRPGSTEGGQDFGDIFESLFGRRSQPRGGSGFRGFAVQGEDLETDVHLTLREVLTGMTRRLNLTEPIPCATCSGTGRQKGRPCQTCGGTGSRTETKTIEVRIPAGVQDGTRVRVAGKGQQGMNGGKPGDLYLRVIVESDRVFRRQGSDVHVILPVWPWEAALGAEVLAPTLTDPVRVKVPAGSKAEGKLRLKGKGLPAASGGHGDLFFTLQIVMPGSIAEEDLKLYEQLGRSPHQDPRADLLRQTNRG; encoded by the coding sequence ATGGCGACTACTGAACGTGATTATTATGAGATCCTGGGCGTCGCTCGAACCGCGACTCAGGACGACATCAAGAAAGCCTACCGCAAGCTGGCCCGCCAGTATCATCCGGACCTGCACGGGGGCGCGCGGAAGGCCGAGATGGAGAAAAAGTTCAAGGAGCTGAACGGGGCCCACGAGGTCCTGGGAGACCCGGAGACCAGAAAAAAATACGACCGGTACGGACATCGCTGGCAGGAAGCGGAGGCCTACGAGAAGGCCAGGCAACAGGCCGGCGCCGGCGCAGGAATGGGCGGCCGGCCCGGCTCGACGGAGGGCGGGCAGGACTTCGGCGACATTTTCGAGTCCCTCTTCGGCCGCCGGTCGCAGCCTCGCGGCGGGTCGGGTTTCCGCGGATTCGCGGTCCAGGGCGAGGACTTGGAAACGGATGTTCACCTGACCTTGCGCGAAGTGCTGACGGGCATGACCAGACGCCTGAATCTCACGGAGCCGATCCCCTGCGCCACATGCAGCGGCACGGGCCGGCAAAAAGGCCGCCCCTGCCAGACCTGCGGAGGAACCGGGAGCCGCACCGAGACCAAAACCATCGAGGTGCGCATCCCCGCCGGCGTCCAGGACGGCACCCGTGTCCGGGTCGCGGGCAAGGGACAGCAGGGCATGAACGGAGGCAAGCCCGGCGACCTCTATCTGCGCGTGATCGTCGAGTCGGACCGGGTCTTTCGCCGCCAGGGCAGCGACGTGCATGTGATCCTTCCCGTCTGGCCCTGGGAGGCGGCCCTGGGCGCTGAGGTCCTGGCTCCGACGCTCACGGACCCGGTGCGCGTCAAAGTCCCGGCCGGCAGCAAGGCGGAGGGCAAGCTCCGCCTCAAGGGCAAGGGGCTTCCGGCCGCATCGGGAGGGCATGGAGACTTGTTTTTCACGCTCCAGATCGTGATGCCCGGTTCGATTGCTGAGGAGGACCTCAAACTCTACGAGCAACTTGGACGCAGTCCCCACCAGGACCCGCGCGCCGATCTCCTGCGTCAGACAAACCGGGGGTGA
- a CDS encoding DegT/DnrJ/EryC1/StrS family aminotransferase, which translates to MNVPLLDLKAQFRGIKKEVMDVVETTCEEQAFVLGSRVVELEQALASYVGVSHAVGVASGSDALLLSLMALGVGQGDEVITVPFTFFATAGAVSRLGATPVFVDIRPDTFNMDPQQIERKITAKTKAIIPVHLFGQCAEMGAINEIAKRKKLAVIEDACQAIGAMQNGIKAGVLGDTGCFSFFPSKNLGGFGDGGLITTNDAKLHDALAMLRVHGSRVRYVHEQIGINSRLDALQAAVLRVKLNHLDRWTEGRRRNATRYERLFTEARLLDRVTLPVTQPGNYHVFNQYTIRAQRRDELKDFLKEQGVGTEIYYPIPMHVQDCYRFLGHKKGDFPVSEQAAADVLSLPIFAELSDEQLAYVVESVKAFYDQR; encoded by the coding sequence GTGAACGTTCCCCTGTTGGACCTAAAAGCGCAGTTTCGCGGGATCAAAAAAGAGGTCATGGACGTGGTCGAAACCACCTGCGAGGAGCAGGCGTTTGTCCTGGGCTCCCGCGTCGTGGAGTTGGAGCAGGCCCTGGCCTCGTATGTCGGCGTGTCCCATGCGGTGGGGGTCGCGTCCGGCAGCGATGCGCTTCTCTTGTCTTTGATGGCCCTGGGTGTCGGGCAGGGGGATGAAGTCATCACGGTGCCGTTCACCTTCTTTGCCACGGCCGGAGCCGTGTCCCGACTCGGCGCCACACCGGTCTTCGTGGACATCCGTCCGGACACCTTCAACATGGACCCGCAGCAGATCGAGCGGAAGATCACGGCCAAAACCAAGGCCATCATTCCGGTGCACCTGTTCGGACAATGTGCCGAGATGGGCGCGATCAACGAGATCGCCAAGCGCAAGAAGCTCGCCGTGATCGAAGACGCCTGTCAGGCCATCGGCGCCATGCAGAACGGCATCAAGGCCGGCGTGCTCGGAGACACGGGCTGCTTCAGCTTCTTCCCCTCCAAGAACCTGGGCGGGTTCGGAGACGGGGGCCTCATCACCACGAACGACGCCAAGCTCCACGATGCCCTGGCCATGCTGCGGGTGCATGGGAGCCGGGTCCGCTACGTGCACGAGCAGATCGGGATCAACAGCCGGCTGGACGCCTTGCAGGCGGCCGTCCTGCGGGTGAAGCTGAATCACCTGGATCGGTGGACCGAAGGGCGCCGGCGCAATGCGACGCGCTATGAGCGGCTGTTCACCGAAGCCCGGTTGCTGGATCGCGTCACCCTGCCCGTGACCCAGCCGGGCAACTACCACGTCTTCAACCAGTACACGATCCGCGCGCAACGGCGGGACGAGTTGAAGGATTTCCTCAAGGAGCAGGGCGTCGGGACGGAAATCTATTATCCCATCCCCATGCACGTGCAGGACTGCTACCGGTTCCTCGGCCACAAGAAAGGAGACTTCCCCGTCTCCGAGCAGGCTGCGGCGGACGTCCTGTCCCTGCCCATCTTCGCCGAGCTGAGCGACGAGCAATTGGCCTACGTCGTCGAGTCGGTCAAGGCGTTCTACGACCAGCGCTGA
- a CDS encoding NAAT family transporter, whose amino-acid sequence MKLMEYALFAFGSLFVIVDPIAAVPAFLAMTARDSVSQRLHIAQVACLAAVGFLGTFALIGQTLFKVMGITLPALQIAGALILLLIALDMLRAQRSAVQETAEETAAGADKADVAITPLAMPMLAGPGAISTIILLDAQTHGLGQRMVLLACLVAVGLASYITFALASHGARWLSPIAEKIITRFMGLLLAALAVQFMINALKADGGLLGR is encoded by the coding sequence CTGAAGCTCATGGAATATGCCCTCTTCGCCTTCGGGTCGCTGTTCGTGATCGTCGACCCGATCGCCGCGGTACCGGCGTTCCTGGCCATGACCGCACGGGATTCGGTGTCCCAGCGGCTGCACATCGCGCAAGTGGCCTGCCTGGCCGCGGTGGGATTTCTGGGCACCTTCGCGCTGATCGGGCAGACCCTGTTCAAAGTCATGGGCATCACCCTGCCGGCCTTGCAGATCGCCGGCGCTCTGATCCTGCTGCTGATCGCGCTAGACATGTTGCGCGCCCAGCGGTCCGCCGTGCAGGAAACCGCCGAGGAGACCGCCGCCGGCGCCGACAAAGCCGACGTGGCCATCACGCCGCTGGCCATGCCGATGCTGGCCGGCCCGGGGGCCATTTCGACGATCATCCTGTTGGACGCCCAAACCCACGGCTTGGGCCAGCGGATGGTGTTGTTGGCTTGCCTCGTCGCCGTCGGGCTGGCAAGCTATATCACCTTCGCCCTGGCCAGCCACGGGGCCAGATGGCTCAGCCCCATCGCGGAAAAGATCATCACCCGCTTCATGGGCCTGTTGCTGGCGGCCTTGGCCGTGCAGTTCATGATCAACGCCCTCAAGGCGGACGGCGGACTCTTGGGCCGCTGA
- a CDS encoding PIN domain-containing protein, whose protein sequence is MKQVFADTAYWIALTNPFDQHHAAAVEASSSLGQVRLITTDAVLTEFLNALADSGVNIRALAIRTVETILNNPMVKVLPQSRASFNSAFALYKARPDKGYSLTDCLSMTVMRKHRLSLVLTSDRHFEQEGFVALMLTRPRR, encoded by the coding sequence TTGAAGCAGGTCTTTGCCGACACGGCATATTGGATCGCCCTCACTAACCCTTTCGATCAACACCACGCAGCCGCGGTCGAAGCCTCATCGTCGCTCGGCCAAGTCCGTCTGATTACCACCGACGCCGTTCTCACGGAATTTTTGAATGCCTTGGCCGACAGTGGAGTCAACATCCGCGCCCTCGCCATCAGAACAGTCGAGACCATCCTGAACAATCCGATGGTCAAAGTTCTTCCGCAAAGCCGAGCCTCCTTCAACAGCGCTTTTGCCTTATACAAAGCCAGACCCGACAAAGGCTACAGCCTGACAGACTGTCTCTCCATGACCGTCATGCGCAAACACCGCCTTTCGCTCGTCCTGACATCTGACCGGCACTTTGAGCAAGAAGGGTTTGTCGCGCTCATGCTTACACGCCCGAGGCGATAG
- a CDS encoding DoxX family protein, whose amino-acid sequence MKAIECLLKTDEGWASLVLRVMLGLVIFPHGAQKLLGVYGGFGFSGTMSFFTETMHLPWIVAFLVIIGESFGSLALLVGLLTRFTAASLTVIMLGAIVTTHLPNGFFMNWFGKQAGEGYEYHLLVIAICAALMITGAGRWSVDGALAKKLG is encoded by the coding sequence ATGAAGGCAATAGAGTGCCTGCTCAAGACGGATGAAGGTTGGGCGAGTCTGGTCTTGCGGGTCATGCTGGGGCTGGTCATATTTCCCCACGGGGCGCAGAAGCTGCTGGGTGTGTATGGGGGATTCGGTTTTTCCGGCACGATGAGCTTTTTCACCGAGACCATGCACTTGCCCTGGATCGTTGCCTTTCTCGTGATCATCGGCGAATCCTTCGGGAGCCTGGCCTTGCTGGTCGGCTTGCTGACGCGCTTCACGGCGGCCAGTCTGACGGTCATCATGCTCGGGGCGATCGTCACGACCCACCTGCCGAACGGGTTCTTCATGAACTGGTTTGGAAAGCAAGCTGGCGAGGGTTATGAGTACCATCTGCTGGTGATCGCGATCTGCGCCGCGCTGATGATCACAGGTGCCGGCCGCTGGTCGGTGGACGGAGCGCTGGCCAAGAAGCTGGGCTAA
- a CDS encoding DUF2892 domain-containing protein codes for MTCNLGLTERTIRVIVGGTLVTIGYLADISAGAVIAIYLVGAIALVSGITGFCPAWKLLGINTCATKEAANNP; via the coding sequence ATGACATGCAATCTGGGCCTCACCGAGCGGACAATCCGGGTTATAGTGGGGGGGACCCTGGTGACCATCGGCTATCTGGCCGATATCTCCGCAGGCGCCGTGATTGCCATCTACCTGGTGGGCGCCATCGCCCTGGTAAGCGGGATCACCGGATTCTGTCCGGCTTGGAAACTGCTGGGCATCAACACTTGCGCGACCAAGGAAGCAGCGAACAATCCATGA